Proteins encoded by one window of Salmo trutta chromosome 17, fSalTru1.1, whole genome shotgun sequence:
- the ranbp10 gene encoding ran-binding protein 10 isoform X2, protein MKTDPTYCHGKNHKDAASVRATHPIPAACGIYYFEVKIVSKGRDGYMGIGLSAQGVNMNRLPGWDKHSYGYHGDDGHSFCSSGTGQPYGPTFTTGDVIGCCVNLINNTCFYTKNGISLGVAFTDLPPNLYPTVGLQTPGEIVDANFGQQPFVFDIEDYMSEWRAKIHGMIARFPIGERLGEWQAVLQNMVSTYLVHHGYCATATAFARATETLIQEDQTSIKNRQRIQKLVLAGRVGEAIEATQQLYPGLLEHNSNLLFMLKCRQFVEMVNGTDSEVRCFSVRSPKSQDSYPGSPSLSPRHGATNPHLHSAGADSPTCSNGVTPPNKNKSHNKYPGVSSASSSSSSSPSSVNYSESNSTDSTKSQPHSGTSNQETSDSEMEIEAEHYTNGVAENSSTRIMNGTYKHQEILQAEDGSLGNGVADSCASRQLCGGNQAATERMIQFGRELQGLNEQLCREYGKNATHKKMLQDAFSLLAYSDPWNCPVGQQLDPMQRENICSALNSAILESQNLPKQPPLMLAVGQATECVQLMARVRSGSCSFARVDSFLH, encoded by the exons GCCATGGGAAGAACCATAAGGATGCCGCGTCTGTGCGTGCCACTCATCCCATACCAGCCGCCTGTGGGATCTACTACTTTGAAGTGAAGATTGTCAGCAAGGGCAGGGATGG GTACATGGGGATTGGTCTGTCTGCCCAGGGGGTCAACATGAACAGACTGCCTG GTTGGGACAAGCACTCATATGGTTACCATGGCGACGACGGACACTCCTTCTGTTCTTCAGGGACTGGCCAACCATATGGCCCAACCTTCACCACAGGCGATGTGATTGGCTGCTGTGTGAACCTAATTAACAACACCTGTTTTTACACCAAGAACGGCATCAGTCTAG GTGTAGCCTTTACAGATCTCCCT CCCAACCTTTACCCCACAGTGGGCCTGCAGACTCCAGGAGAGATTGTGGATGCTAACTTTGGCCAGCAGCCCTTTGTGTTTGACATTGAGGACTATATGAGTGAATGGAGGGCTAAGATCCACGGCATGATCGCCCGCTTCCCCATcggagagagactgggggaatGGCAGGCAGTGCTTCAGAA CATGGTATCCACCTACCTGGTGCATCATGGGTACTGTGCCACAGCCACAGCCTTTGCCAGGGCTACAGAAACCTTGATCCAGGAGGACCAGACCTCCATAAAGAACAGACAGA GAATACAGAAGCTGGTATTGGCAGGGAGGGTTGGCGAGGCCATCGAAGCCACACAGCAACTGTATCCTGGGCTCCTAGAACACAACTCCAATTTACTGTTCATGTTGAA GTGTCGGCAGTTTGTGGAGATGGTGAACGGTACAGACAGTGAGGTACGATGCTTCAGTGTCCGCTCCCCCAAGTCCCAGGACAGCTACCCTGGCTCCCCCAGCCTGAGCCCCCGACATGGAGCCACCAACCCCCATCTGCACAGCGCAG GAGCAGACAGCCCAACATGCAGTAACGGGGTCACCCCTCCCAACAAGAACAAGAGCCACAACAAGTACCCTGGTGTCagctctgcctcctcctcctcctcttcctccccttcctctgttaACTACTCTGAGTCCAACTCCACTGACTCCACCAAGTCCCAGCCTCACAGTGGCACCAGCAACCAGGAGACCAG TGACAGTGAGATGGAGATCGAGGCAGAGCACTACACTAATGGGGTGGCGGAGAACTCATCTACTCGGATCATGAACGGCACCTACAAGCATCAAGAAATCCTGCAGGCTGAGGACGGCAGCCTGGGCAACGGAGTGGCAG ACAGCTGTGCCTCCAGACAGCTGTGTGGAGGGAACCAGGCAGCCACAGAGAGGATGATCCAGTTTGGCCGCGAGCTGCAGGGTCTCAACGAGCAGCTGTGCCGGGAATACGGCAAGAACGCCACGCACAAGAAGATGCTGCAG GATGCATTCAGTCTATTAGCATATTCAGATCCCTGGAACTGCCCAGTTGGGCAACAGCTAGACCCAATGCAGAGAGAGAATATCTGCTCTGCTCTCAACAGCGCCATCTTGG AGTCTCAGAACTTGCCTAAGCAGCCCCCTCTGATGCTGGCTGTAGGTCAGGCCACAGAGTGTGTCCAGCTCATGGCCAGGGTCCGCTCAGGGTCCTGCTCCTTCGCCAGAGTTGACAGCTTTTTGCACTAG